From a region of the Mercurialis annua linkage group LG1-X, ddMerAnnu1.2, whole genome shotgun sequence genome:
- the LOC126682726 gene encoding uncharacterized protein LOC126682726, giving the protein MRGSGGSSAGRGRGRDTVQGRGRGRGDPEQDAPEDSDPGAEQQVLAARPAPRRAARQPQPQGQPPATDETGRVRVTPDAAREKLLDSRNDSGTASRAILPIFRSRWFAEGSSWKKITAEHKGFYFEEFKKGFCWDPTYPEDLIRGVFYRHAGNRYKDTLHNMKPDKKEGSVSADTWASWKRDWDTAEAKKKSDIARANRMSEPSGAGTGPVRHTAGSRSATRHKTVMIEELGREPTLAELHVRLHLTKADRTDVPEKWDRFQAELAAATQSQAAGEGSSSTPEPIDENELFLSLEAIKKQRVYGIGSASASYIGQSSASRLRRGGSSQQGNVSTEDIEQRIAREVEERLEQRIRTVEFPPPPPPPADDTTSLE; this is encoded by the exons ATGAGAGGTTCAGGTGGTTCTTCTGCCGGCCGAGGCCGCGGTAGGGATACAGTTCAGGGACGCGGACGTGGACGCGGCGACCCAGAGCAGGATGCCCCTGAGGACTCGGATCCCGGGGCTGAGCAGCAGGTGCTAGCTGCTAGACCTGCGCCGCGGAGAGCGGCGAGACAGCCGCAACCACAGGGCCAGCCACCAGCGACGGACGAGACTGGAAGGGTTAGAGTTACACCAGATGCTGCAAG AGAAAAATTACTGGATAGCAGGAACGACAGCGGGACAGCATCTAGGGCGATCTTGCCCATTTTCCGATCTAGATGGTTTGCTGAGGGTTCCTCGTGGAAGAAGATTACAGCAGAGCATAAGGGCTTCTACTTCGAGGAGTTCAAG AAGGGTTTTTGCTGGGACCCGACCTACCCTGAGGATCTGATTAGAGGGGTCTTCTACCGACATGCGGGCAATCGGTATAAAGATACTCTCCACAACATGAAGCCGGATAAAAAAGAGGGCAGTGTTAGTGCTGATACTTGGGCGTCATGGAAGCGAGACTGGGATACTGCCGAGGCTAAGAAAAAGTCCGATATAGCACGAGCTAATCGGATGAGTGAGCCGTCCGGAGCTGGCACCGGACCTGTTCGACATACCGCAGGATCGCGATCGGCTACGAGGCATAAGACAGTtatg ATTGAGGAGCTTGGTCGAGAGCCCACTTTGGCTGAGTTGCATGTACGGTTGCACCTGACCAAAGCAGATCGGACT gatgtccctgaaaaatgg GACCGTTTTCAGGCAGAGCTTGCTGCAGCAACACAGTCTCAGGCAGCTGGAGAAGGGAGTTCGTCGACTCCAGAGCCGATCGACGAGAACGAGCTGTTTTTGTCTCTCGAGGCAATCAAGAAGCAGCGAGTCTACGGTATTGGATCGGCTTCAGCATCCTACATCGGCCAGAGCAGCGCTAGCCGATTGCGCCGCGGCGGATCATCCCAGCAGGGGAACGTTAGTACTGAGGACATAGAGCAGCGTATTGCTAGGGAGGTTGAGGAGCGGCTCGAGCAGCGGATtcgtactgtggag TTCCCACCACCCCCACCCCCTCCTGCTGATGACACCACCAGTTTAGAGTAG